Within the Zea mays cultivar B73 chromosome 10, Zm-B73-REFERENCE-NAM-5.0, whole genome shotgun sequence genome, the region ACGGTTCAAAGAATAACAAGAAGTTTACGATGCATGTAAAAAGGTGTTTGAATTCTGTTAGAAAAATAAGAAACTCGAGAGTAATTCCGTTCGACTATGTCCATATATCTAATAATCTAGGAGATCAGTTCACAAAGACATGTCATATAATGTCATAGAAGTTGCATCAAGGGAGATGGGCTTTAGACTCATTTGAAATCACTCCATAGTGTTAACTTTGGTCTGTGTGACTCGAGATCCCATGAagtagaatggtgaaacaagatAGTGGTTGCCCGATATTGAGGTACCCATTAAAAAGTATAGATTATGTGAGATGCATGTTTCTCCTTTATTGTATGGTAGAACGATTAAAATCTCAATATGATCATAGTGGCTTATTTAGGGAGGGGTATTGTCTTTCAGAACATCCTAGAAGAAACACACATATATGAGTTCGTCGATTGGTCATAGTATATAAAATGTGTGGGTAATCTATAGATACTCATGAAAGGTCATAGTGTGTGACTTATATGGTTCAATGACATGACTGCTCACTTTCCTCTACTTTCTGTCATCATTAGGTCGTCTCATTGTTTCTTCATTGATCGTCACAACTACGTAAATATCAACTCTGCATCCAGCGATAGTGATTACATTGAGTGACAATATATTTGCTCCTATGTATGTTTTTTTAGATGGCAATGGGGAATTCTCTATCGGGTTTTTAGCTCCCCATCCTCACCCATGTGACGAAAAAATTTATCTGCGGGGATCCCGACGAACACTTATGAGAAATATTTCTTCCCTATCTCCATTCCCCACGGGGATAAATCCCCGTCAGGGATCCCTGTCTCTGCTCAAATTATAATCATGATACACTTACTTTGTTATTAATAcaaaacattgtcacttatacacattgtcagaTATTAGAAATCATTATATGCACATTAAAATGAACATATTTGCACAACAAGCTATCTCTTGACAAGATAATTGTTTATTTTATCATTACATATTACATGAAAACATCGTCACGCGTAAGTTTAACGAGAACAGATATGGGAAATGTTTCCTCACCCCATCTCTGGTTTTACCCATCGGGGTAGAAAATTTTCTCGTTTACATCTCCGTGGGGGGACGAAGTTTCCTCATCCCTATCCTTTAATGGAAGAATTCTCCGCAGAGAATCGAAGATCGAGGCCCATTGCCATATCTATTTTCCCTTAAAAGTATATACAATCAGGTTACTATCTATTGTATTCATAATTATTATACTAAGTTTGCATATGCGTATTTCTATATATCACGATTAgtttttatatattttttcctGGATTAAAATATAACTAAAAATACCTAGTTTTCTAATAGCATTGAACTACCTACCCTTATCGTCTTATGTGTAACCAAATTAACATGATCATTTCAAAGATACGAGGCCAGCAAAAAATGTGATCATTCAATCCAAGTACACTAGTATCATAGAAGAAAACAAGCCAACAAGTCGAAAGCAGTGGTAGAGATGCCATTCCTGCACCTGCATATGCTCTGGAACTGGAACTACAAGGCACCAACAGGGCTGAGTGAAGTCTCAACAGACAACAGGCGAGGTGAGCATGGAAAAGCAGACACGCAGGCAGGCCTCATTCCCTTTTCTGGAAGTCACAAAAGGAAGGGACAACCGCACAAGTTCGACACAACTGTGCCCCTGCCCCCAAACTACACGTTACAACCACCACCACTGCACTAGAAttcactgctgctgctgctgccacacacacacgcacacatgcCGACATACATGAGGACCACCGCATGCACGCATGCAGTAGCTGGAGTCTAAAGCCCGCCCGGCCGGCAACATGCATGCTGCATAGTATGCAAATTCGCTATCTAATAATAGTACCGCCAGAGATCTCCCAAACGCTAGCTATTGCCTTTCTCCAGACATGCTTCTACTACATACTCCTATGCCTGATGCTTACTAGTAACTGGCACTAGCTACTAACCTAGGACAATGACAGCAACGCACGTCCCAGTGGTAGCTCGCGTTGCTCTCACATGCTCCCTGCAGCAGGGTAAGGGGAGCACCATGAGCTGAGGCTCAGCTCCAGGGCGGCCGCTGAAGCCGATACGTCTTGGCTGCCGGTGCCGGCCAGCTGGGTGCTGTTGCTGTAAAAGCTGTACTGCTCCTGCAGCTGGTGTTGCTGCTGGATCGCAACGGAAGAAGTGGCGCCGGCAGTTGTGGACGCGGCACCGGCACCCCAGAACGGCaagtagctgctgctgctgccgccgccgccgcggatgGTCTCGCCTGCCGGGACTGGGACTGCGTGCCGCGGCCGCGGCGGGGGCTggctgtcgtcgtcgtcgtcgtcgccgcaggTCGGGAAGAGAGGGAGTGTCTCGGGCGCCCGCGTCGTCGCCACCcgcgccgcggccgccgccgccgccattaTCGTGTCCGACGACGAGAAGCATGGCCACTGCGACGAGCTGCCCGTGTCCGTCACGCCCATGTAGTCCTGCGGGCGCGCACCGCCGTACCCAACAGTTATATATACCGGCCGGTGGATGGAACGACGCGGCGATCGACTcgaacgtacgtacgtacgtgaaACTGCGCGCAATCCCCAAGAAAAGAACGTACTACAGCACCTGCAGGAAGCATGTCTCGGTGGCCATGGCAGCGCCGCTGCTGCCCCAGTCGGAACTCGTGTCCAGCAGCCCAGCCGATCCGCCGCCATTGCCGGCGGCGTAGAAGCCGAGGGTGGGCGAGGGAGGCGCCGCGCCTGATCAGTGATGACGACGGTGCACACGCGTGCACGTCAGTTTGCAGTCACATGTACAGATGTACTAATACTATACGTTTGGATGATATATATGATTGGATCTCGATGGCCGATTGGCGTGCCAATGCAAAGAGaggccatatatatatatatatatatatatatatatatatatatatatatatatatatatatactacccACACCACACGCACTGACGCACATACCTGAAGGCGGCGACGACAGCGAGAGGACGCCGAGTTGGCTGGTGGTGGCGTCGGCCGCGCCGGCGGCGGGCACGTTGACGTCGAGGCTGgtgaggcggcgcttctggcgctCGCGGGCCTTGTGGTTCTGGAACCAGTAGAAGACGTTCTTGCCCTCGATCTTGCCGTGCTGCCGCAGCATGGCGGTGATGCGCTGGATCTGCTCCGAGCTGGGCGACCGGATGCCGCAGCCGTAGTAGAGCTCCTTCAGCATCCTGATCTGCTCCGGCGTCGGCGTCCACCGCGAGCCGCTGGGGCGGCACACCGCCGGCGCAGCcacgctgccgctgccgctgcctccTCCCGCTCCACCGCCGCCCGCATTGGCCGCCATGCCTCTATCTCAGCGCAGCGGCCTTCCTGAGCGCTCCTGTGCAGTGACCTCTCCGGTGTCCGGTCTATGGCAAGAGAGGCGAAGGAGGGTTCCTTGTTTATAAGGAGGGAGTGCATTGGACCTAGAGGCTAGATAGCTAGAAGGTAGCTAGCATGCAGAGAGCGAGAGCGGGAGAAGAGAGCGTAGCTGCGCTAGGTGATATAGGTTGGGGCTGGGGGAGGGGGGTCATGGCCATGGGTGATACGATATCTTTTGGAGAGAGACAAGTGAAGTTGACACACGGCCGGGGGCTGGCTCTTGCATTGCATTGGCCGCTTCGGAATTTGGAAGAGTCTCTGTGTGTGTGTCtgtgagagagagagacagagCTATCATGAGGAGGATGCAGAGGGCCAGGCTCCCCTTGTGGCAACTGGTAACTGCCCTTCCGCAACCTAGCAGCCAAACCCCTGTCGTCTGTCGTCTTCTAGCTGCTGCTGGTGCCTGGTGCAAACTGCAAAGGCAAGCTACCAATCTACCATGCATGCACTGCATTACACTAGCTAGTGCATCATTGCTCTTGCAGCTCCATTGTTCAATGCCGCAGTTCATTGagcgccctctctctctcacttTAATCTCCTGTGATAGAAAAAGGAGGTAGAAGGCGAGACGAGACGTGTTTCATACATGGATCGAGCTAGGTTTGGGCCAAACGTATACGACTATACGTGGGGGATCAGATGTGAGACAACATGTGGCTGGATCTGCTTCCTCTAATTAATAACACCCAGTCTTTGTCAAATCGACCGGAATTTTCTCATGTCTTGTGCGGTGGAAATCTCGAGTGTATACAGTACGGCACTATTTAGAGATTTATCTGCAAAAGGTTAAGGTTTTAGTTAACTTCATTCTGTAAACAATATAATCTATAATGCAAAACAATGTTCGTTAAATTGATCGGGATTTTTTCGTGTCTTGTGCGATGGAAATCTCGAGTGTATACAGTACGACATTATTTAGAGATTTATTTGCAAAAAAAAGTTAAGGTTTTAGTTAACTCCACTCTAAAAACAGTGTAGCGTACAAAacaaaacattgttttgcacGCTTATATACCTGTTCCGCTAGATATGGCCTTAAACTCTATCTAGTCGATCTTGTATATAATCATGTAAAACACTGTTTACATTATAATTAAAATATTGTTttacattatatatatatatatatatatatatatatatatatatatatatatatatatatatatatatatatctactacTACATAAGTAAGTATTGTAGACGTTCACAGCCCGAcagtggtgcacggttctgccgtgGGGCACCCCGCATCCCACCCGCCTCGCCCTCCCCCGGCAATCTCGGCGCTCGCCCCAGCGGCAATCTCGGCGTCACCGCGACAATCTCCCTCCCCCGCGGCAATCCCGCCGTCCCCTGCGGCAATCTCGCCCTCCCCCGCGCAATATGTGCCCCATCCCCCGGTTCGGCGTCCGTGCCCCTGTCGCGCTCTCCTACCTCCATGCCCCCGCCCACTACACCCGCCTCCTGATGCCCCACCACGGGTTCCCCTCCCCCACAGGCACATAGCCCCCGCCCCTGTCTCGCCTGAACCAAGGCGCCGCCGAGCTCCTCCCTCGCCGCGCGCGCGCCGCGATGCTTTCGAGGCATGGGGAGGAAGACCGTGACGATGCAGTGAGAAGTCTGGATCAGGCACTGACCAGCACCCATACGCCCCCACCAGTCCTCGGGTGCCCCCGCCTCACGCCCTCACCGTCGTTCCTCGTCACCTGTCGCGCGCGACGTCGGTCCGCTGCAGGGAGAAAGGAGCAGGCGTCGGCAACATCCGTCCGCCGCGTGAGGTAAGGTCCTGCCCATCCCACCGTGCATCTTTGCAGAGGAGATCCTCCGCCGTCCGCCGTCTCATGGCCCACCCTATTCGGTTCATACCTAGCTCCCCCCACGCCCGTTCGTCCTTCCGCACTGGACTGCTCTCAAACCCTAACCCTCGCCGCCGGTCCTTGTCACCCCGTCGTCGTGCCCATTGGCAGGCCTCAGCGACCTCCGTCCGCCGCACGTGGTAAGGCCCCAACCCATCCCAATGTGTCCCCCCGGTGAGAGGTGGTTTCGCTCGCCCTGCGCGCGAGCCTTCTCGGGCTGGGTCCCACGTTCTCCTGAGAGGATGGCATGAGGAAAGTGGGCTCGTGCTCACGAACCATACTTGGCTCCGGATGTGTGCAGTGTGCTCTTAGCGGCGTCGGTCAGACCATCCGCCTCTCTCCTTCCAGCATCAAGGTAACCTTTCCTTGTTTAGTACGTTTTCGATCCTGATTTTGGTCAATGGGCATCTACACATACTTTTAATCTTGCAAATAGAACTACACCAAACAGAAGGGTATCctatggtagcaacaagatgtttcTAGATCTTACATATAAGCACCCGAGAGGTATGTGTTTCTAAGTTTTAGGATACCCTCATTTTCTCTGATTGACTATAGCTTTGCTCTTCTAGGTTGTTGTATTCTAAATAAATTGATTACAAATCCTAAGTCTTCATTGTGTTTTACCATTTCTCTTATGTTGGGGCAGTTCATGAGCATGCGACCTTATTGTTTAGGACTAATATAATGTTTCAGAAATCCTCTCAAAACCAGCCATGGTCGATCAAGTGAAATCATACAATGCTAACTGGAAAATTCTAGCTATGTTTATCTATTAGTTCATAGTGTGTACCAATTCATGACCATGCAATTAGTTAGTTTCTGTTGCTAGGGGAAAAACTGTAGCTGTGTTTCCGTATTACTTCCTGTAATCTTGCTCTTGGTAGGTGGATCACGTGCATCATGCCTTTAGGGAAGCCCCTTGGAGGCTTGGACAGGCCTCAGtgggcgtgtcacactcttctttGTTCATCATGGACACTGATGCTAGGCCAATGGATTCGAGAAGGTCAAGCACTGGAAACCAATAGCGAAGGTAGTGCTTGGTGTATAGTAGGGGCATGATGAATAAAGAAAATCAATAGATTATTTTCGGTTCTATTTTCTTAATTTTCTACCTAATAAATTTCACCTAATTTGCTTTTCCTACTATTAACATGGGTATGTAATTTAGAGGGTTAGTTTATCTATTGATTTAGATTGTTCTGAACTCGATCTTGTGGTTGTGCATAATTGAATAACCGAAAAACTTGTGCCTTTGAGATGTTGGAGCCACTGTTTTCTGGCAGTGCAAATATGTGGATCTAGAATTTGTTTTATCCCTATTGGTAGTTTGGTTTTCTGACAATTCATTTTTGTTACTGCTCGAGTAATATATTTCTCATTCATTATGGGTAGATTGGAAGAAACCAGAGCCTACATCTACTTTTGATAGATTATAAAGAGGCCGGAGCCTACATCTACATCACCAAAACATATTTGTTCTGGTAATAATCTTTTTATACTGCTTCATTCCTAGAAACAATGGCTTCTATGTCTTTTTATGTAGCAAAAATATTTATAAGCTGATATATTGTAGAGTAATTTTGATGATCAGTACTCTATGCTATTTCACATCCAACCTAAGGACTTTGAACTTTATAACCATCTAACATCTTACTGCGCCCACTCTCGCCTTCTGCTTGACGGAATGCCAACCCTGGCCTGACAAAGAGTACATAGATTGCTTCAGAGGTCGAAGATGTTGTAGGAATCATCACTTCAGGTCGTGCCACAGTTAGATTAATTTCAAGACTGAGGCCATGCGGTGCTGCTAGCCAAAGCAAATTATATGGGTTTGAACACAAGAACATATCTCTAATTTTATGGCATTTTCGTATTGATCTGGTAATGTTAGATTGATTCGATGTGTtcctgtgttctctgcttttgcTATTGGTTATGGTCAAGGATCTAGATGCTGTGGAGCGGTCTGAGGGGTGGCGTTTCACGGACCGTCATGACGCTGCGCTCCAGCTAAACCTACTCCAGCTCCACGACGCTGACCAGGTACGTCTCTCGTCGTGTCGTGCCTTGACATGCCATGTTTTGACTCCGACGGTTAGCTTGTTACCAGTTAAAGACGATATATTATTTTTGAGATCATCAGATCAATAAGAAACACATTTCAATGTCATGGCAGTTAGCAGTGTCACAACTAGCATTTTTTAGAACAAGTGTTAGAATTTTTTGGTGGGGAACAATCTCATATCTCCATGACGAGTTCAGCTGAATGCCAATAGTTCTAGGATACAACAGCTTCTGTATGAGATAGTTCCTGCCCACCTAAAAATCTATTGAATTTGCCTAATAACCTGATACCCAGAGTCCCAGAGTGACCTCCATTGGTAAATTACAGATCTCTCATCCGCCTAAACACCTGAATGCCATTGTGATTGTTTCACAGTTCAAAATCTTCTGTACGGTGAACTGCTATCTGAAATATAAACTTCGTAATTTAGTACTTGCATTCATAATCTTGATTGTTGAGCTCTTTTTTCTGTTTCAAAAAATTTAGTACTTGCATTCATAGTGACATTGATGCATTAATGTATACATTTTTATTTTCATATATAGGCTTTTGATCATCTCGACATGTTAAAGAAGAAATGCTTCTAGCTGTAAAGGAAAGGAAGGCAAATGTAATGCTAATGATAGTGATTTAGTAATTTGCGAGATACTGAGCTGATATTGATGTCAATTATTACATTGTGTTGTTCGTTTTCGTAGATCATCTTATGCAATTATTTGTGTGCTGTCGCAACACACAAGTATTTGAATCTCACGGTAATGACAAAGCTTCTTATCCACAAGTTTTGAATCTCACAGTGATCATCTTACTTTGTGGATGTTAGGCTGGACATGGGAGTCAGTAAAGTGATCTTGAGAACTGCTGCAGTCAACAGTGATCATCTTACTTTGTGGATGTTAGGCTGGACATGGGAGTCAGTAAAGTGATCTTGAGAACTGCTGCAGTCAACAGTGAGTAAGAGAGCTTGGCTTTTAAGGTATGTACAACCCACTAATCATTGACTAACGTTCTATTTTGTTAAGCCTGACCATCAACCCAGAAAAAGCAACAGCCTACTAATCCATTGGTTTTAGATGAATATCTTGTAGATCTATTGTAGGCGTCGCTAATACCTTCATCAAACTGAATATTTCTTCCCAGCTGTCAGATCAGCTGTTGCTTTTTCTGGGTTGATGGTCAGGCTTAATGTTAGTTTGCCACATCAAGAAATATTATGTAATATTGATTGTCGAGTTCTTTTTTCTGTTTCAAAAAATGTAGTACTTGCATTCATAGTAACATTTGGAACCTTGCTGTTAGTGCCTTTTCTTATCTTGTCAATGTGTCCTTCTATCTTGTATTAGTTTGCTTTCGTTTTTACATTAACTAGAATACATGCTCTGGTTCTGGTTTCCTCTTTTTATGCTACAGGCTTGGTTAGCTACCATATCACTCGCTATCTACAAGGTCAGTTTGCCGCATCGAGAAATATTATGTAATATTGATTGTCGAGTTCTTTTTTCTGTTTTAAAAAATTTAGTACTTGCATTCATAGTAACATTTGATGTATTAATGTATACATTTTTATTTTCATATATAGGCTTTTGATCATCTCGACATGTTAAAGAAGAAGAAATGCTTCTAGCTGTAAAGGAAAGGAAGGCAAATGTGGATTGGGTACCCCTCTGCCCCGGATCGCCGCCCCTGCCCTCGATCCACCGTAGTCGACGGCCACCTCCCATCTACACCAGGACCAGGAGGCTCATGCTGCAGAGGTACAATACCCTAGATCCCTCACCCTCTTCCTTTTATTCTTTCTGGTGTGGTCCAAGAATACTGGAGCAATCACCACGCTGCCTATATGTCAGCCAGGGTAGTCCAACTCAAACTGATTGAGAGTGGGCTCCCATGCAAACAATTTTTTTCCCTTTTTCTCAAGCTCACAACAGTCCTCTGCTGTGATTCCAAATGGAGCGTACCTTCATCGCCATTAGGCCTGACGGTGTTCAAAGAGGCCTGGTTAGTATTAGCAACTGTCACAGCACCATAGTTTCTTTAGATGCAATTCTGGATCCTAATAACCAGTTTCAGTTTGCATGTACTCTGTTCTTTCATGTCATATTCTTGACCATGTAGCAATTATTAATTTGTAATTTCTCTGGACATGGTGATATAGGAATTCAACACTTCTTCCATATAGCTAATAGATGAAATTGTTGTGGCTTGCGACACAGTTTCAAAGCACCATAGTTTCTTCCATATGTCTATTTGGTATATCAAATAACCATCTACTGCTTCTATGCAATTGCATGTTACAAGTTTCTAATGCTTCTACTGCTTCTATTGCTGCCTTGTGAAAAAATCAGATCGTATACGATTTTTTGCTCACACTCAAATTGATTAGACAAAATTAAACTCATATAGTTCGCTGGTTTCAAAGTTTTTATATCTGTGATTTGTGTTGAAAAAAGGTTCTGCCTTTTCTGCGGATTTTCTAGACGTAAATTTTAGTATCATTTGCAGTTGTAACTGAATTTGCAAACTGAGAATCGTTTCGTTTCATCAGGAAAGCCAGCACGTGGACATAATCACAACATTGTTTCATCAGGTAAGTTATCCTTATGTTACTTAGATGGTAATGAATCATTTTACAAAGACGATCTGGAATCTTCTAGGCAACACTGAAACAAAACGTATACGATCTGAAAATCTGAATTCCAAGGTTTTATTTTACCTTGGATATATTTGCTCATTATTATCAATTCCTCTATATTATGAAAATCTGAAAGAACATGGAACCTGAAATTGTTGTCTGGTGGCTGATTTTCATTTTCGAAGGCTGGTACATAGCTCTGTTTTGACTCCATACACCAAGGTATTTAGACATCCGGGTCCTCCCTTGAATCCTTACTATCATGGTTATCTTGTGTCGTCTCTAGATCAAACTGAATTGTGTATAATGCATAGAATCGAGGGAGCCATCATCCGTGGGAGTAAGACTCTAGCCACACAATTGCTTTAATGATCTAGCTTGCTACATAAGATCGTGATTGTCAAGTCGATGAATAATAATAAAGTTTATCTTGCTTTTATATTTATAAGATCAAACGCCACAAATGATTTGCTTTCCGAAACAGCGGCTGCAATATCTCATCCCCTAACTCATGACATCACTGCAGGTTCCTTCGACGCAGACTGCGCAAGCATAGGTATTCATCCCTCCTCGAACAACTTGCCTGCACCACATGACTCTGAGAGAATTTCTAACCAAGGTAGTGCAGCAGCACCAGGTGTGTAATTTTCAAATCGCACAAATGTTCTTGTCACACGAGTAGAAGTGGTAGTCCTAAAAACGAGAATACAACCAAATGATGGAGCTCAACGGGAAGTGCAGACTCGGTTCTATTCCTGATCCAAGGTACATTCTTGGCATTGAAATGTGAATCTTGAGTTATGTGGCACATTTCAATCTTCTCGTGCCTTGATATTCTTTTTGAAAATTTGCAACTGTTTTCTGGACGACCATTTTTGCAGGGAGGTTGCAGGATGTCTGTTGCATATGTTGCTCCAACAAAGTCGTCCTATGCTATGTCTCATCACTGAATATCACCGGGGTCCAAGAAGCAGAGCCTCCACGCCACGGAGGTCACCTTCCTTGTCCCAGCTTCAAAAGCATATCTGCATTTTTTCCTCATCCTTAGAATCGTCTCCCCTTTCGTTTATGGCTTCCAAAGCGATGAATTTTTAGATCcgggtctctctctctctctctgatgtGTATTTTTGAGTGAGAAAGATTGATACTATTTGGTTAGAATTGCTATTATGTCATAATCATGTAAATAAAATCAATCTCAAATGTTTTACTGTTTTAATCCTGACATATCCGTACTGTGGTTAGAATTCATTACAAATTATCCATTGAGAACTTAACAGATGACATTTTATGGGGTTATTGATATGCATTTGAAACCTTTTAAAAACATATTGATATGCATTGGATAACCACCCCAAAATAGGAACAACATCTCCCCCTTTCTCCAAGTTTCTATCCAATGAGTAGTGTACGATGAGATACATGGATATGCCATGACCGCGATCAATCCTTTCTTGGATGACAGTGCACCCTGGGATCACGTGTTTGTTGATGAGTTTAGTTACTTAGGTATTGATGACTTTGCCCTGAACAGAAATTTTATTCGGATTCATTTCAGTGAGCTCCTAATTATGTTCTACTCACATCTCTCTGCAGGGTGCAAGAACTGTGCTACGTGTGTTCTAAGGTCTTCCAGATTGAAGAAGATTTCAGACAGGCAAGAGTTTATGACCAAGCAGGCAacactgaactgattcaagaagccatTAATTTGTGACATGATATCAGAAAGCTAGAAGTTTAAAGTTGGCATTCATACATGTCCTTAATGACATAAGCCAACTTAATTTAATTTTTACCAGCCGCAAGGAACTAACTGTTACATATTATAGTTAAACTTAATTTTTATGAGCTACAATTCATTTGAAACATGATTACCCTTTATTATTTTTTACGCATTTGGTTTTATAACCGTGGTGGTCTCATGTATGATTATGCATATTTAGATAACTTATTCCCATTCTGTTATAATGTGTGGAGTTGCCAGATGTGTGACAAACCAGTTCTCTAGGTTGCTCCTAATAGGCACTCCTTTGATGTAACCTTTATCATCTTTTGAGTTCTGACGGTGTAGAGTAGAGGTGCCTGGTGATTGCCTCTTTGTAGATACTCTTCCTATTGCATGTGTATAAACTTCAGAGAGACTAGATTTGGGTTTAGTCATTTCATGTATTTAGTTCATTTATTAAGTTCACGATTTAGTTTAGTTTTGTATTGGTTGTTTCCAAAGAATTTGTAAGATTTTAAGGTCGATAGTATA harbors:
- the LOC100037787 gene encoding WUS2 protein — its product is MAANAGGGGAGGGSGSGSVAAPAVCRPSGSRWTPTPEQIRMLKELYYGCGIRSPSSEQIQRITAMLRQHGKIEGKNVFYWFQNHKARERQKRRLTSLDVNVPAAGAADATTSQLGVLSLSSPPSGAAPPSPTLGFYAAGNGGGSAGLLDTSSDWGSSGAAMATETCFLQDYMGVTDTGSSSQWPCFSSSDTIMAAAAAAARVATTRAPETLPLFPTCGDDDDDDSQPPPRPRHAVPVPAGETIRGGGGSSSSYLPFWGAGAASTTAGATSSVAIQQQHQLQEQYSFYSNSTQLAGTGSQDVSASAAALELSLSSWCSPYPAAGSM